TTCTTGTGGACGAGCCTGCTCCTGCCCTCTTCCATATCACAGCCGTCGGCTATCGTTACCAGAGAACCTTCTATAGTGGTGCACGGCACGTGCTCGTCGTGGGTATAGATGGCGTTGAGGGTTAAGGCCTTGAGGAGCAGAGGATCTCTCTCTTCAAACTCTCTTACGAGCTTATCTATTATCGGCTCCGCGAGGAAAACGCTGAACTGGTAGTGGGGCGTTCTGTGTATCATGTTGCCGATGTCGTGGAAAAGTGCGCCGAAGGCAACGATGAACTTGCTCCAGCGGAAGGGCTTTCCAAGCTTTTCAGCCGTCGTCTGGATGCTGAACTTCCTGATTATCCTGAGGAGCTCGAGGGCCCTCCTCGTCGTCAGTAGGACGTGAATGGGCCCGTGGTCGTTGAAGTTGTAGACGTTGAGGACGATGTAGTTCGTCGTGTCGAAGTAGTAGTGGTACTCCCTGAAGGCTCTCTCATACATCTCAAAGAGTTCATCATCGTCCATAAGCTCGCGGATTTCATTCAGAAGTCCCTCTTCCGTGTACATTTTCTCACCTCCCATTCCCGAAACTGGAGAAAGTTTAGTTTTAAGGGTTTTGAACGGTGAAGTGGATAAAACGAGCTGTTAAGTGGGCCAGAATAGGCACTGGAATTCAAAAACTCAGCTCATTCAAGCATCCCCTCAAGCTCCAGAATCTTCTTCGAGCGGAGGTAAACGACTGGAACGCCCTTCTCGCGGAGTCTCTTCTTAAGCCCCTTGTCGTTTGTGCAGACGATTACGCGCTCGTTCCTCACCGCGAAGTCGAATATCTGGTCGTCTATAGG
This sequence is a window from Thermococcus kodakarensis KOD1. Protein-coding genes within it:
- a CDS encoding HD domain-containing protein → MYTEEGLLNEIRELMDDDELFEMYERAFREYHYYFDTTNYIVLNVYNFNDHGPIHVLLTTRRALELLRIIRKFSIQTTAEKLGKPFRWSKFIVAFGALFHDIGNMIHRTPHYQFSVFLAEPIIDKLVREFEERDPLLLKALTLNAIYTHDEHVPCTTIEGSLVTIADGCDMEEGRSRLVHKKDKVDIHAVSALAIKRVEIKEGNEEEPILIEIWMKHPAGIFQVDEILTKKVKSSLLSGKVRLRIHTGADGEIFEKVV